The Rubidibacter lacunae KORDI 51-2 DNA segment GGGTCCGAGCTGGCAACGGTGCAGAAGCTGGCGGACCGGGTAGCGCGGCAGACGCTGGGGAGCAATTCCCTCAAGCAGACGTTGAATGCCTTAGAAGAGATCGTCAGCTCGGAGCGGTTTGAGGGCGTTGATGACGAGAGCGACGACGCTTACGCGCGCCCCAATCAAGTGACAATTTTGACAATGCATAAGGCGAAGGGGCTGGATTGGGATTACGTATTTCTACCGTTTCTGCACGCGGACTCGATTCCGGGAGAGCCCTGGGTGCCGACGGCGGCGCGCTTTTTGGGTGACTTCACGCTAGCGGAGGTGGCGCGGGCGCAGATCCGGGCGGCGGTTCACGCGCGGCATTTGGACGCAGCGGTGCGGTTGCCGGAACCGGGGGAGGCGTGGCAGCAGGCAGGCTATTTGAAGCAGGCGGAAGAATTTCGGTTGTTGTACGTGGCGATGACGCGGGCGAAGCGGCTTTTGTGGATGTCGGCGGCGAAGCGCGGGCCGTTCCGATGGAACCTGTTTGACGTTCAGAGCCCCGATCGCCTGCGGGACAAGGTACCGTGTCCGGTCGTGACGGCACTGCGGGATCGGTTTCCCGAGGCTATTGAAGACGAGTTGCCGTTCTAGGTAAGCATGAGGGCACCGATGTTCGTTCCCGAGCCGACGGCAGATGGGTCGTACACCTTCTTTTCGGAGGCGTTTGGCGAGGCGTTTCACTCGCGGCAGGGTGCGCGACAGGAGGCAATAAATAAGTTTGCTTTGCCCTGTTTGTTGGACCGGCGCGCGCGCGCGTTAGAAGTGGTGCGGGTCCTAGATGTATGCTACGGGTTGGGTTACAACACGGCGGCGGCGATCGCAACGGTGTGGGAGGCAAATCCGCGCTGTCGGGTCGAGGTCGTGGGGTTGGAGGCCGATCTCAGGGTGCCCCAGCAGGCCGTTGCACAGGACCTTCTGCGGGATTGGATGCCGCCGGTGCCGGAGTTGATGGCAGCGATCGCTGTGGAAGGGGCGGTGCGAACTCCACAGGTGGCGGCGCGGTTGCTGGTGGGGGACGCACGGGAGACGCTGCAGCAGGTGGCAGCAGAAGGTTTCCAGGCAGATGCGGTGTTGCTGGATCCGTTCTCGCCGCGGCGATGTCCGCAGTTGTGGACGGTGGAGTTTTTGGGGGCGATCGCGCGCTGCTTGGCTCCGGGGGGGCGGGTGGCGACCTATTCCTGCTCGGCGGCGGTCCGAACGGCACTGTTGATGGCAGGGTTGCGGTTCGGATCGATTGCGTGGGGGTCCCGATCGCCGGGAACGATTGCCTGTTTCGACGGCATGGAAGTACCGCCGCTGACGCTACCAGAACGGGAGCACTTGCAGACGCGAGCAGCGGTGCCTTATCGGGACCCAAGGCTGGCGGATGACTCGGAGGCGATTCGGCAGCGGCGGGAGCGGGAGCAGGAAACCTGCGCGCTGGAAGCAACCTCACAATGGCGGCGACGGTGGCGGGAGGTGCTGCTTTGAAGGGAGCGATCGCCGGGCTTGGTATTGGTGCGGGTCGGGTAATAGGCTTGAAATCGTTTAGTTTGAGGTGCGGTTATGGTTGCGTTGGCTATTCTGGCGGCGGGACGCGGAACGCGGATGAAGTCGAGCTTGCCGAAGGTATTGCACGAGTTGGGCGGGCGCACGATGCTAGAGCGAGTGTTGGATAGTTGTGCGCCTATCGACCCGGTGCGCCAGGTTGTCATCGTAGGATATGAGGCGGACCGCGTGCGGGCGGCGTTAAGCCATCGCGAGGAGGTGGAGTTCGTGGAGCAGCGAGAGCAACTCGGGACGGGGCATGCGGTGCAGCAGTTGTTGGGAGCCCTGGAAGACTATGCCGGCGAGCTGCTGGTGTTGAATGGAGACCTGCCGTTGGTGCGTTCGGAGACGCTGGCGTATTTGTTGGAGACGCATCAGACCCATCGCAATGCGGCGACGTTGCTGACAGCACAGTTGGACGACCCGACGGGCTACGGACGGGTGTTTTGCGATTTGCGCGATCGGGTGGAGTGTATTATCGAGCACCGCGATTGCACGCCCGAGCAGCGGCGCCATCGGCGGATCAATGCAGGAGCGTATTGCTTTGACTGGCTGGAGTTATCGCGAATTTTGCCGCGCCTGTCCAACGACAACCAGCAGCAAGAATATTACTTGACGGACGTGTTCCCATTGCTAAAACCCGTGATGGCAGTGGATGTTGCAGACGCGCGCGAGATTAATGGCATCAACAACCGCCTGCAGATGTCTGCAGCCTACGACATCCTGCAAGAGCGGATTAAGGCGCACTGGATGCTGGCGGGGGTGACGATGATCGACCCGAGCAGTATCACGATTGACGACTCGGTGGTGTTGCATCCGGACGTGGTCATCGAGCCGCAGACGCATTTGCGAGGAACGACGGAGATTGGATCGGGATGTCGGATCGGGCCGGGGTCATATATCGAAAACAGTCGCCTGGGTGAGGGCGTACAAGTGCTGTATTCGGTGATAACGGATAGCGAAATCGAGACGGGGACGCGGGTCGGTCCTTACGCGCACCTGCGCGGCCAGGCGAAGGTGGGGGCGGGGTGCCGCATCGGCAACTTTGTTGAAGTGAAGAATTCTGAGATTGGAGATAAGACGAATGCAGCGCACTTGTCTTACTTGGGCGATGCAACGTTGGGGACACAGGTGAATATCGGGGCGGGGACGGTAACGGCAAATTACAATGGCGTTCGCAAGCACCGCACGACGATTGGCGATCGCAGCAAGACGGGATCGAATTGCGTGCTGGTGGCCCCGATCCATTTGGGGGCGGATGTGACGGTCGCGGCGGGTTCGACGGTAACGGAGGACGTGCCAGACGATGCGCTGGTGGTCGCGCGGCAGCGGCAGGTCGTGAAGCCGGGTTGGCGGCAGAAGACTGAGCAGGAGGAGTAGGGTTGGGGCGCTCGGGGAGCGATCGCTGGCGTCTGCTGTCCGATGAGGAGCGCGATCGCCTCTCCGATAACAACAGTCGCCCCGCCCGATAGCGCGATCGCCTTTCCGCCCTCGATTGTTACCCGACTTGTCGATCTGTGCTTGCAATCTAGCAGCTTGGTTGGCGCGATCGAGAGGTCAGCTATATGTTTCCGGATTGTTTTGCCGTAGCGATCGATTGAAAGCGGTATCGCTTGGGCTTGATTTGCAATCTGGGCCAAGTGTGAGACTGTCCCAGCCCCTTCTGACTAAGGAGTGGGTTGGTGGGTTGGTGCCGCAGCTGAATTGTTCGGAACGGAGACCTATCGAGGGAAAATCTCGCATCTCAATTGTAGTTTCAACTCGACAGAGCCCTAGTGCTTATCTACAAGGTCGAGAATGGCTTCCCAGAATATGGCTGCTGCATCTTCCCAAGACGGGTATTGCGATGTTACTAATTGTATTCCATTGTAATAAAACCTTTCCCTCATTAGCCGATCGTCGAGCAGTTTTAAGATATTCTCAGCAAGAGCTTCCGGGTTGCGAGGAGGTGATACTAGTGCAGTTTCTCGGTGAATGGCATAATCACGACCACCCTTAGTGTCTGTAGTAACAAGGGCTGAACCGCATGCGATTGCTTCAAGTCCTGGCATGCCAAAACCCTCTTCCCAACTGGAACACACAAAAATAGTTGCCTTTCTCATTATTGCTCCTACTACCGACCGACTGGGCGCCTCGACAAACTCGGTGGAGAAGCCAGTATCAAGGGTTCCAAATAATTGGACTTCGACCTGAGGAAATTGGTGACGTACTTGAGATAGTGCTTGGACTCCGTCTGCAGTTCCTTTCCAGTCAACTGGGTGAGTCATCATGACAACTCTGTAGTCACGTCTTATTACGTTGGGATCTACATAGAAAATCTTCCGATCCAAGCCGTGCCCGACATACCTAGCAGGCGATCCATATTTCTGAGCCTCAGCGGCCAACCAGCGAGAACAAGCGATGACTGGCTTTCTTCGCTTGAGATTAGAGATGACCATGGGAGAGTTGGGCACTCCATATCCTTGAAAATAGAAGATTGGCTTACCTTTAGTCTCAGGCAATGAAGTAACTCGTTCGCCAAGGACTGTATCTATATTGATGATGATAACATCGGCATCTGGAAGTTCTTCGGGATCGAGAGATTTGCATAAACGAGCAGAGGCATTGCCAACAGAATGCGGTTTCCCTTTGTTGGTAACCAAATGAATTTCATGGTGAAGAGAAAGTGCGCGAACAAGTTCGCTCATTGCATAAACGCCACCTGATGTGGGTCTTTGATGAGGCAAAATGAACGTGACAACTTTGGGGATCATATTGCTATGTCGGTTCGATTGAATGCGATTGTTTACTTTTTGGGGACGTCAACAGACAAGTGTGATGTATTTAGGGGCTGTTTGAAAAGGGTATTGCGCTGGGCACATTTCCCTTTATACACCGAGTCAAATCGATCTACGATTGCAGCTTTTATCACCTCGGTACAAGGTCACCTCAATAAATTCGCTCAAGCCCGACGATCGCAAGAGCAGCACGGGCAACTTAGCAGCCGGGAAGCCACAATCCGGCAATTTTTTGAGATGCAAAAAAAACAAAATGACTCGGGGAGCTTTGCAGAATGTGTAGGCATGGCATGGGAGTAAGGGATCTTGATGTTAATCTCCTTTGGCTTAGAAGCGGCAATTTCATAAATGTCTGATTTATGCCGCAAGGGTCTCCCGCCAAACCGCTTAGGGATTTGCGGCGAGGGGAATTGCCGGGCAGAATCGATCGGCTCAAGCCGGTCAGTCTTCAACTCGTTGTTAGCAACACTTTATGTAACTCACGAACCTATACAGAATTCTGCCTTCCCTCGAGCAAATAGCCTGAATCAATAGGCGGCTGGAATTGCTGCGCGGTAACTAGAACTTTTCGCTGGGTCAACGCTATGACTATTTGCAGCGGACCCGTTGTCAGATTGACCGCTGCAACATTATCTCCAAGCCGATTGGCAGGCTGCCCGAGCAGGTCAACTCCTTCGCCCAGCAATCCGCGCTGAAGGAGACGCAGCGGCTATTCCTAGGATATAAAAACATCTATCCCGATACACAGCAAATGAATCTGCAACGTCTCGTCTAAGCCTAGAAGCGCTGACGCACTCCTGACAAGACTGGAAGGAGCGGTGGTCGTCCTCGATTCAAGAAAGCAGGCAAGCTATGGTCCTTCTCGTTCTCACGGGTCAATGCCGAGAAAGTGGTATGCCATCAGGTAACCCATGACCGCGGTCAAGCCCTGAAGATTTCTCGATTCGGGCTGATGCCTTTCCTGATGCACCGAACTTTGCCCGATTGCTGCGACCTCAAGCAAGCAACCATCGTGAAGAAAGCCGATGTGTATTATGTTTTCTGAGCTTGCAGGATGACTCGTTACCCCTACCAATGCCTATCTCATAGATTGATATGACTACCGGCATTGATGTCGGTCTAAAAATATTTTTGGTGACGGCTGATGGCAAGGCTATCCGCCTGCCATTAGCCGTCAAGCGCAGTCATTGTTAGCCAGGCCGCAGCATAAGTTGGCGCGGAGGGGGAAACGTTCGGTCAATTGGCATCGACATTAGCAGCGTATCGTTAGCCTGCATTTGCGAGTTGCTCGTTGCCGCCAGCATTTTCACTATCAATTAGCGAACTCAATTAGAGCACTGTTTGTGCGCGTATACTACCCGACAAGGTTCGAAAATCTCAATATTCTCGGACTGACCCGCACTCCTCTAGTAAAGTCCATGTTGGTTGAAGACCTGGGGAGCATTCTCGAACATCCTGCAAGCAAAGGCGACCAAACTCTGTAACTGTGCAGTGGAATTCAACGCGGATGGCCCCAGGATCGAGTGCTATGGCTTTGGTGCGCGGGTGGAAAACCTCTTTCGGGGAGGGTTCACGACAGCAATTGTGGGTTGGTTATCGACCGGGATTGGAATTCGGCAAGAGTCAATGAGAGCATTGCTCTCCAGGCGGTAGGGCAACCGCTTGCTGGCTGTGGAGGATGCCGGGACACCGGTCCCGTGAATAAGTAACCTTTGATCGTGGGGTTAGAAGCCCTGTCAGAGAGTCAGCTTGACGGGGGGAGTTGTCACCCTAATGCGCTGGTGTCCTCAAGCCGAGCCAATAATGACTCGCCCATCGCCTTACAACCCAGCAAAGTCTTGCCCTCTGCCATGATGTCGCCCGTCCGCTCGCCGCGATCGAGGACTGCCGTCACCGCGCGTTCGAGGCGATCGGCCGCGTCACGCTCGTCCAGACCGTAGCGCAGCATCATTGCCGCACTGAGCACCATCGCCAGTGGATTGGCTTTATCTTGACCGGCAATGTCGGGAGCAGAGCCGTGAACGGGTTCGAAAACGCCAGGACCGCTAGCACCCAGGCTCGCAGAAGGCAACATGCCAATGCTGCCGGTCAGCATCGCCGCAATGTCGGAGAGGATGTCGCCGAACAGGTTGCCCGTTACAATCGTGTCGAATTGTTTGGGGGCGCGAACGAGCTGCATCGCAGCGTTATCTACATAAAGATGCGACAGTTCCACGTCCGGGTACTCAGATGCCAAAGCCGCGACGCGATCGCGCCAGAGCTGCGAGACATCCAATACGTTTGCTTTGTCCACGGAACAAAGTCGGTTGCCGCGCTTGCTAGCAATTTCAAGGGCAACGCGGGCAATGCGATCGATCTCGGCGTCGGTGTAAGCCATCGTGTTCACGCCGCGCTGCTCTCCGGTTTCGGTTTTGAAGATGCCTTTAGGCATTCCGAAATAAACGCCGCCGGTCAACTCGCGCACGACCATCATGTCAACGCCCTCAACCACCTCGCGTTTGAGCGACGAGGCATCGACCAACTGCGGCAAGATCTGCGCCGGGCGCAGGTTGGCAAATAGCTGCAGTCCGGCCCGCAAGCCCAGCAAGCCGGTTTCCGGACGCTGCGATCGCGGCAGGTTATCCCACTTGTAGCCGCCGATCGCAGCAAGCAACACAGCATCGCTGCTGCGGCAAAGGTCGAGCGTTACCTCTGGCAGCGGGCTGCCCGTCTCGTCAATCGCGATGCCCCCGATAAGTCCTGTGGAAAACTCAAAGTTCAGGTCGCACCGAATACCCACAGCCTGCAGTACCTGTACGGTAACTGCAGTAATCTCGGGACCGATTCCGTCACCGGGCAGCAAAGCAATGCGATAGGTTTTGGACATGAGAGGGCATTGGAAAAGTACGCGGACGACCCCCAATCATACCGGAGCGGTTTCCCCGGGGGCAATTGGAAAGATGGAGTGCTTGTGCGAACAGCTTCCCAGCTCGGTTGTAGGCGAATAGTAACAATTGGGGCGCACTCGCGCGTTCGAGGGGACTACCTAGGGCCTCTGACTGTGGGGTATGAGGTTTTTATTACCCGTAAATACCTTCTATTTCGAGGAAGGCGGGCCGGACATCTCCTTGACAGAATGGGTCGATTTCCTTAGGGCACATTGATTAATGCGCTCAAGCACGAGGGTCGGCATGACATCACGGGTGTTTCAACCGCTGGCACGCCACAATCCGTCAATTTTTCTAAGTTCCTATATCGGGAAAACCGAGTTTCGCTTGGCTGGATTTGTCGGAACCGTGACACCAGAGAAGTTTTGTTCCGTGGCGAAGCCACCTGACTCGCCGCCTGGAACGAATACTCCCAAAATGGTTGCGATGCGCGGGAGCAACCTAGCTTGGTTCTCCGACTCGGAAGGCTCGATCGCGGTCAAAAACCCGGATCGCGAGCCGGCGGGTCATGATGCACGAAGTTGTCCCCCTGCTTGCTGCTAAGGTTCAGGGCGAGCAAGGGAAGCTCCATGACCGATACGGAAAGCAGTTTGTGGAGTCACTCTGAGTAAAGATCATCCCAGCAGCACTCTTTCACCAAGTAGCTAGCTATCCGCTCTACTTGCTGCAACCGTCCCGAGACATAACGGTTAACCCTTCGCTATTTGACTCGACGAATGGGTAAATTGGCAATCAACGCCGTTACACCATCCTCGCTGGCAATGGAAAACTCCATGCCGTCATCGTCAATGTCCACGTAGCGCTTGACCACTTCCAAAATTTCGCGCCGCATAGCATCCACTGCATCCGTACTCAGTCCAGCACGATCGTGCGCGATTACAAGCTTCAAACGCTGTTTGGCAGCATCGCGGCTAGTGGAAGTATCTTTACGGTCGAATAAACGTTCGAGCAGGTCGAGCATAGGACGTAGCGATCGGAGGAAAGTCAGCCCAGCCAGCGGCGGAGGCGGTTGATCAAGTTATCTTGAGCGGCCATCAAGTCTAGATAAGGCACGGTTTGGCCGTCTAGACGGCGTGCGAGGTTGCGCAGGGCAATACCCGGCAGCGAAAGCTTCGGGTCGTTAACTAGAGGCTCGCCCCGATTGCTGGAGACGATCACGCGCTGATCGTCTGGAATGATACCGATGGGTTCTACTGCCAAGATCTCGTGGATGTCTTCAACGCTCATCATTTCGTTGACCTGCACCATTTCCGGACGTACTCGATTGACGATCAGACGAATGGTTTTGATGCTATTGGCTTCCAGCAAACCCACCACCCGATCGGCATCGCGGACGGCAGCCACTTCTGGTGTTGTCACGATCAGCGCTTCGCTTGCCGCCGCGATCGCGTTTTGGAAACCCGACTCGATACCTGCCGGACAGTCGATCAGCACGTAGTCTTGATCTGCAGCAACTTTGAGCACCAGCTGCTTCATCTCGTCGGTCGGAATAGCAGACTTCAGGCGACTTTGGGCAGCGGGCAGCAGAGCCAGTCCCGGTTGGCGTTTATCCTTGACAAGGGCTTGGTCGAGGCGGCAGTCGCCCGCAATCACATCAGCAGCCGTGTAAACGATGCGGTTTTCCAACCCCAAGAGCAGGTCCAAATTTCGCAGCCCGAAGTCTGCGTCCACTAGCGCTACGCGGCGTCCCATGCGTGCGAGTGCCGAACCTAGATTGGCAGAAACGGTTGTTTTGCCGACACCTCCTTTCCCAGAGGTGATAACGATAATCCGACTCATAGAGCTGCGTTCTGTTGCCCGCCTGTTGCACGGGCGCGTGAAGCTGATAAGTAATACTAGCGCGGACCAATACAGAGATGCTCTTAAATTCTTTAGCCCTGATTGTCAGGGTGTCGCGCGGATGGAACGGCGGTTGAGGAGCCGGTTCGGACCCCTCGAGCCTGAAACGATAGTTTATCGGAACTTTCTTCATAGAGACTGCTCGAACTCTCCCTTCTGATGTAAGAGCACCGCCCGACCTAACGCTCCTCCCAACAACGCTTGGCAGGGACATAAGCGTAAGTACGATGAAAATTCCGCCCGAGGGCAATGCGAATTCCCTGAGGCGATACATACGCCACTTCTGGGGCATCCGGTGGGGTTTGAGGCGGTCGTGCTAGCAGATCGGCTACGCGCAGTTGCGTTGGCTCAAGGTACAGGGCGGCAATTGTGCATTGGCGATCGCCTTGAGCTCCGGCATGGGCGATGCCGCGCACGCGCCCCCACACGAGAATATCTCCGGTCGCGATCGCTGCACCGCCAGGATTCACGTCGCCCCAAACGATCAAGCTGCCAGAATGGCGCACTTCCATTCCCGAGCGGATGGTGGTCCGCACGTACAGTGGTTCGGCGCGGCGCGGTTCGCCCGTGACGTCCGCTGCTGCAGCAAACAAAGAATTTGGCGAACGCTGCTCGACGGAATAACCGGCCGTAGCCGCTGCAACCGCTGTTT contains these protein-coding regions:
- a CDS encoding tRNA (5-methylaminomethyl-2-thiouridine)(34)-methyltransferase MnmD; amino-acid sequence: MRAPMFVPEPTADGSYTFFSEAFGEAFHSRQGARQEAINKFALPCLLDRRARALEVVRVLDVCYGLGYNTAAAIATVWEANPRCRVEVVGLEADLRVPQQAVAQDLLRDWMPPVPELMAAIAVEGAVRTPQVAARLLVGDARETLQQVAAEGFQADAVLLDPFSPRRCPQLWTVEFLGAIARCLAPGGRVATYSCSAAVRTALLMAGLRFGSIAWGSRSPGTIACFDGMEVPPLTLPEREHLQTRAAVPYRDPRLADDSEAIRQRREREQETCALEATSQWRRRWREVLL
- the minE gene encoding cell division topological specificity factor MinE produces the protein MLDLLERLFDRKDTSTSRDAAKQRLKLVIAHDRAGLSTDAVDAMRREILEVVKRYVDIDDDGMEFSIASEDGVTALIANLPIRRVK
- the leuB gene encoding 3-isopropylmalate dehydrogenase, whose protein sequence is MSKTYRIALLPGDGIGPEITAVTVQVLQAVGIRCDLNFEFSTGLIGGIAIDETGSPLPEVTLDLCRSSDAVLLAAIGGYKWDNLPRSQRPETGLLGLRAGLQLFANLRPAQILPQLVDASSLKREVVEGVDMMVVRELTGGVYFGMPKGIFKTETGEQRGVNTMAYTDAEIDRIARVALEIASKRGNRLCSVDKANVLDVSQLWRDRVAALASEYPDVELSHLYVDNAAMQLVRAPKQFDTIVTGNLFGDILSDIAAMLTGSIGMLPSASLGASGPGVFEPVHGSAPDIAGQDKANPLAMVLSAAMMLRYGLDERDAADRLERAVTAVLDRGERTGDIMAEGKTLLGCKAMGESLLARLEDTSALG
- the minD gene encoding septum site-determining protein MinD, whose translation is MSRIIVITSGKGGVGKTTVSANLGSALARMGRRVALVDADFGLRNLDLLLGLENRIVYTAADVIAGDCRLDQALVKDKRQPGLALLPAAQSRLKSAIPTDEMKQLVLKVAADQDYVLIDCPAGIESGFQNAIAAASEALIVTTPEVAAVRDADRVVGLLEANSIKTIRLIVNRVRPEMVQVNEMMSVEDIHEILAVEPIGIIPDDQRVIVSSNRGEPLVNDPKLSLPGIALRNLARRLDGQTVPYLDLMAAQDNLINRLRRWLG
- the minC gene encoding septum site-determining protein MinC; this translates as MISDPAPEPDSSPAIGSDDTRVSLRRDGDRVAVYLPTACTDTGSADWPDVWQQFASCLQASEVFWQPNTTVVLYARDRLLDSRQLQAVSSLLQKSELLLRRVDTSRRQTAVAAATAGYSVEQRSPNSLFAAAADVTGEPRRAEPLYVRTTIRSGMEVRHSGSLIVWGDVNPGGAAIATGDILVWGRVRGIAHAGAQGDRQCTIAALYLEPTQLRVADLLARPPQTPPDAPEVAYVSPQGIRIALGRNFHRTYAYVPAKRCWEER
- a CDS encoding glycosyltransferase family 4 protein translates to MIPKVVTFILPHQRPTSGGVYAMSELVRALSLHHEIHLVTNKGKPHSVGNASARLCKSLDPEELPDADVIIINIDTVLGERVTSLPETKGKPIFYFQGYGVPNSPMVISNLKRRKPVIACSRWLAAEAQKYGSPARYVGHGLDRKIFYVDPNVIRRDYRVVMMTHPVDWKGTADGVQALSQVRHQFPQVEVQLFGTLDTGFSTEFVEAPSRSVVGAIMRKATIFVCSSWEEGFGMPGLEAIACGSALVTTDTKGGRDYAIHRETALVSPPRNPEALAENILKLLDDRLMRERFYYNGIQLVTSQYPSWEDAAAIFWEAILDLVDKH
- the glmU gene encoding bifunctional UDP-N-acetylglucosamine diphosphorylase/glucosamine-1-phosphate N-acetyltransferase GlmU, encoding MVALAILAAGRGTRMKSSLPKVLHELGGRTMLERVLDSCAPIDPVRQVVIVGYEADRVRAALSHREEVEFVEQREQLGTGHAVQQLLGALEDYAGELLVLNGDLPLVRSETLAYLLETHQTHRNAATLLTAQLDDPTGYGRVFCDLRDRVECIIEHRDCTPEQRRHRRINAGAYCFDWLELSRILPRLSNDNQQQEYYLTDVFPLLKPVMAVDVADAREINGINNRLQMSAAYDILQERIKAHWMLAGVTMIDPSSITIDDSVVLHPDVVIEPQTHLRGTTEIGSGCRIGPGSYIENSRLGEGVQVLYSVITDSEIETGTRVGPYAHLRGQAKVGAGCRIGNFVEVKNSEIGDKTNAAHLSYLGDATLGTQVNIGAGTVTANYNGVRKHRTTIGDRSKTGSNCVLVAPIHLGADVTVAAGSTVTEDVPDDALVVARQRQVVKPGWRQKTEQEE